The following is a genomic window from Cryptococcus neoformans var. neoformans B-3501A chromosome 12, whole genome shotgun sequence.
GAAACCATTGCGTCCGTCTGATGAGGGGAATCATTATCACATACCGATAGTAGTTTGCATCATGTGTAACAACAGCAGTTGTTATTATTATTAGTAGTCATCATCGTTCGATCGTATCTTTCGACTTCACACACCACTCAAAAAAGCAGAAAACACATTAGTCTGATGGAACTTGATGTACTTTTCTATCCTCTAACTAAATACACAGCTTAAAATCGAGTGAGTGGTGGCTTCACTACAACGCAAGCATAAACACAAGTATATGATGGACTTGAAATGGCATCAACTGAAATTCCGTGCCTTTTGCATCTGTTTCGTAATAAATGTGAAACGATCACTTTACTTATATGGAAGGAAAATTAAGTTCTACATCCAGGTTATTTTTTGTGATGACATCAGGACGTCACACCTAGGCGTACCCCGAAGCAGCCAGCAGCGACAACAGCTGGATTGTCGCCATGCAAATGATTGTCTTTGGCAAGGTCTTTGGTGGAGCTTCGTGAATTGAGTCTCAACTTCACAGTAGGCAGCATCCTGCTACTGCCTGATACACTCCGATAACCTCCTAATCTTATCAACGATTCTCCAGatgacagaagaaggactGCTGGAAACCCTCCCGATACCCTTCACCTCTGCTTCCTTCATCCAGGCGCTCATCACGCTCTCTGACAGCGAGGCTATTAGCTTGTGCTTCAAGCTGCTCATCTCTGGTAAAGTCGACGATGCTTCCTTAGCCAAAGATGTCATAGGACAAGGGCTCGAGAAGGGACTCGTGTACTTTGCGGATGTCCTTGCTTCACCAGAAGAAgtgacagaagaagaacttgaGAAAGTCGTTGGAGCTCGGGAGGAGACATTGCGGGCCTATTTGGGACTAGAAGAAATGCGACGCCGACTTGACACATGGGAGATCATTTCTCCTAAACAAGTAGCTGCTACTGAGGCCAAAGTGGAAGCGCTCGACGCTCTTATGATCGACAAAGACGAAAGACAGCCACTTCCTCAAGATGACACGGAACTTGGTGATCCCTGGGGAGAATACGGAGATcccaaggaagaggattcGAAGGGGTCCACCCTTTTGGATGACCCTTGGTCGCAGGATTCATCTGTTCCCGCATCTGGCTCCACTTCTCAAGCTGTGATTACCCCGGCCGCACCTTCCACTACCGCATTCGAATCCGCCGATCCTCTTCCGATCACCATGTCCGATTTTCTCTCACAGCCAGTCCTAGTTTCGGCCTTAACTCTCGCGTCTACTTCATCTTTACAAGCTTTGAGGCTGCTCTGTCAACACAATCATGGGGAATTGTATCCCTATAGGTTTGATCTTTTGGAAGCCGTCCCTGGATGGGTTTCACCTAGTGATTTGGAAGCGGTTGAACTATTGCCCGCAGTGGACAGCGACGATAATGAAAGGTGGATACGCCCAGTAGTAGCATCCTCTATTGTGACCCATCAGGCATTTCCACAGATTATCAACGATGTGTATTTACCTCCGTCCATATCCACTGTTCCACCTactatcctcctccaacctCGTCAGCATGCCGTTTCCCCTTCAGATCTCACAAAATGGTACACCACTCACGTTCTATCGCTGGATGAAGTGGGCATTCTCGATATACAACTCGCTTGGGTTCAGCACGGAGCGTCTTTGGGTGTGCCTTCGCTCGATTCCCTAGGCGAGgacctctctcttctttctcggTTAGTATATGACGCGAACCTTACTCAAGACCAACATGCAAAATGGACCCTTGGAAACTGGATGTTAGCAAAAGAATCAGACATTATAGCTGCATATCTTTCCAATTCAACCCCAGAAAGTATCGTTGACGATGTTAGACGCCTGGTTATGCCCTATCTCTATGTCCTCGAATCCCGTGCGGAAAGAGCAGGGATAGCCTCGTCCAATCTTGTTTCAGATTCTCTCAACTCCACAATACTTTCTCTTCCGCTCCGTTTGGCGTTACCACTGTTCGAAGCATCCAAGGCtactcttcccctctctGAAAGAGTGATACGCAACGATCTGGATGTGGCTCGATTGGCTCTTGCATGCTTGTATGGCAGCCAAGAAAGAGGCGGTGCCGTTTGGTCAACGATGTCATCTATCTTTGAGTGTCTTCCTGTCTGGGAACTGACTGGAGAAGACgccgaggacgaggagctcACAAGTACGACTCTCGATTCCATCTCAAATTTCCTTCGTCCAACATCTGCTTCCACACCGCCACCTTCCAAGAGCGATATTCTTTTatttttccatcctttacCCTTCGCCTCCCTTTCTCGGGCTCTTGATATTCTTGATGTCCAACTCGAAAGTGGAGAAATACTGGCCAGATGGGGTGTTGAAAAACGACTAGGGGAGCTCCTGGGGATGGCGGGGGATCAAAAAGCGCAAGTGGAGTTGGCGGAGAGATTAGCGAGACAAAGCGGAGCTTCAGTAGGGAAAAGCGGGGATGATCGTTGGCGCAAATTATGGAACGATATGGAGAGGCTGTCGAGCGGCGAGGGGCTTTTGAAGGGCGCCCTGGGGACATTAACTCTACAAACCAGAGGTAGGATATACTTTGATGGGATCCTACGTTCCGGCGGTAAGTTGCTAAAATTTGATTGGTAAGTTTGAAGCTGATGAGGTCTTTTAGATTTCGAAATCGCGAAGAAAATGCTCAAAATGCTCCAAGGCGATGGAGCAATTGATGATGCAGCGGTCGAAGAGGTTGTATTGAAGGTCTCAAAAGACTTTTATGTGTCTGCGGATAGCTGCAACATCTACACTGGAAACATGAAGCTCGCATATGACTCGTGAGTCGCTGCTTGTCTTTGACTATCGATTATTTCTTACCCTGATTTAGCTTATCTGTTGCTCCTTCAACGCCGGCTACTGTCGCTGAGAGGCAATATATCGAAGCTACGTCACGCCTATCGTCATTCTCCACTTTCACCTTGTCACCAAGTGAAATCAGGCGCAATGTCAATCCCATAAGCCTATTGTCAACAGTTTTATCTGACAGTTCAAGCGATGCCTATAGACTTCCTGATTTGATGCTTGATTTGGCGGAAAAGCTGGGATGTCGAAGTGAGACAGACCGCGGCCTCGTGTGGGGGATGGTGGGCCGCGCAGCAATCGCCAAGGAAGATTGGGCAATGGCAAGTAAAGCTGTAGAGAATATGGTGCAAATGGTCAAAAAGAGCCAGAGCAGTCAGACAGCTGTAAAACAGGAGCAACAAGGAAATCATGTTACCGAGCCTGGCAATGCGCTTCGTTCAGAGACTTGGGCTCTTGCGCACGCATTATCGTCTCAGTCAGAATTCTCCGATATCTCAGCCAAACTCAAGTTTGTTTCTTCTGCTATGGAACTTTGCCCTGCTTCGGAGCTACCTTCGATTATTGAAACCTTCCGGCAAATTGAAAAGGGGCGCATTAGGCTTGATGAGGCAGCCAGGAGACgaaggatgaagggaaTTGCCTCCCCCGAACTGCCATCAGAGCCTTCGATAGGTGTATCGAGCGTGGCAGCTGTGCAGGAGAGGGTCCTGGGATCGCGGACGGCTGCCAAGGCTGCTAAGCTAGCTTTAGACATTGGCGGCCGTCTGACTGCTCATCGTCAACTACCATCGCCCGCTCTACTCTCTTCAGCGACATTTAGTTCGCCATTCGCAGGGCAAGAGTTGTCAAGACCGTTATCCAGAAATTCAGCCGCAGGGAGTGAAGTTGGTTCAGATGGCGGTTACAAAGTGGGGGGGTCTTTATCTTCGGGGAGCGCTGGAGCACGAGATTTGTTTGAACATCTGGGGAGGGACGAAGCTGAGAGAGTTAGAAAAGGGGCCAGGAGAGCTTTGGTGAGGGGTGTGGGATGGTTATTGGGTGCCGATGAGAGCGAAATTGCTGGTGTGGAGCAATAGTACCATAGGTAAAACATCATGCATAGAAGAGCACACACTTTCTGCAAGCTACTCTGTTCTTTTCCTGTTGAGCGGTGTATGAGACTGCCTTTCCGCCAGCAACCGCTCCCCCGCATCAGGGGTAGGACCGTAGCCTTTCATGGCATAATCAGCACCTGAAAGCCATTGAACAAAATCTCTGACCCCTGCTGGTACCAGCCCGACGGCATCTCCACAGAGTCTAGCAAAATTGGAATAGAATGGTAGTCGAATGATTCGGCTCTCGTTATCATCTAAAGCAGATATGATGTGTTCGACAACAGCTCGAGGCTGAACCGGAGGGCAAAGAAAGTCGAAAAGCCGATTTGTAGGGAGCTTTACACGGTTGAATAGAGATGTAAGTGTATACGCTGGTAAGACAAGCGTGGTCCTGATACCAGGTGTCTGGTACCGGCTATCTAACTCAAATCGCAATGTTTGGTGTAAGCTGAGAACTGCAGCTTTACTTGCGCAATAATCAGCTACAGATGGCGGTCACTATCAGTAAAGACGTCAGGTCGGATGCTGGAGGATAACCTACTCATTTGAGCAGCACCAACGATGCCTAATATGCTAGACATGGTCACGATATGGCCTCTGCCTCGACGCAGCATGGCCGGGAGAAACGCTTTGAGGACCCAAAAGTGCGCAAGAGTATTGGATCCAAATGTGCTTAGTAGGCTCAATTCAGCGGGTGCGAACAAAACGTCATTCTTTTTTGGGCTTTACCTTGTTATATCCTCTTCAGTCAGATCTAGGAGTAGCTTGCCACTGACTATACCGGcattatttattattattgtaGGATCACCAACCTGAGGAAATATTGAGTACCTTAGAGTGATGAGCCATAGTGGAGTGCACCCACTGCTTCTCGCACTCGAGCAGACACTCCCATTACTGCGTTATAGTCAGAGACGTCACACGCAAATACATGAATATGGCCTATCCTAACCATCAGCACTACCCATAGCGTTCACACAAGGTGATAAACTCACTGTGGGAGAATGGTTGCTTTGGTAAGTCTTTCGTGAGTATGGCGACAGCGACATTACGATTCGCAAGTGTTTGAGCCAATAGAGCACCGATGCCTGAGCCACCTAGCATAGCAAGTTATTATATTACTCTCGGGAAGTTTGAAGGGCGAACTGTATCTCACCTCCCGTGATGAGTACTACTTGATCTTCCCATTGTAGCTTGGGTGGAGCGTGAAACCATGGAGCTTGGTTGGCATATCGCCAATCGGCATAACATAATAGTCCTGCATTGGTAGTATGAGATTTTCGTCATAGAAGATGAATGGACTTACGAATGAAACAAATAACCGCTCCCCAGAAATAGGATACAATGAGTACTAAACGGCTTGAGACTgaatggagatggagaactACTGGAATGGAGATGGCAAGATAAGGAGAGAAAATGGTTTTACGTAGGCAACATACAACTAAACAAAAGGGGGACGATAAGTATTGACGAGAGACCTGGGCATGCTGTATGCTAGGCTGGGCTAATAGACTCACCGATGTCAAGGGTGAGTGCCATGGCGATGGCGGTCGTGTAAGTGAccgtctcttctcccttgtCTTCTCCACACGATTTCCACAGGAATTTTGTTGTTCGCGCTTAGGGGAATCCCATTCAGACGCGTCAATATTTTTGTGCACAGAAAGGCACAGGCCGCCGATTAACTAGATTTGTGCACAAGACATAATAGTCCATAGCGCCGTCAAAATACGCCCTTATAGCGTGCCTCTGCGGCTATGTATGAAATATTCGGTGAGGTTGCTTCTCTGTCACGATTCTGCAATTGTGCCATCATTCCATTATTAGAACATTTAGTATCAGTCAGGATGATAGTAGGGCATTCATTTGTAGTAGGAGCTAATAAAAGCTAATAGTCCGCCAGATCTTTGAGAATTAGAAAATGCTTCTGCCAAGGACGAGATTAACGGCATCGGTATTCTTCGTCGTCCCTGACGCGTTCACTAGCCGGTAATTTCGTTCACTCGCCTGTCCACGCCGCATTACTCGCAGATATTATAATCTCATCTGTCTACAACACCCCATCTCCGCATATCCCCCGGAAGACAAAATGGCTCTCAGCCCTCTACCGAGCTCTACTGAGCTTGTCTTCTATTCCCAAAAACGTAGACGGCGGCGCATCTGCTCGACCGCAACTGGCTGTCCTTCCACCCCCTACGCTACACGAGTAGCTTCCGATCCTTACAAGCGCGTCGGAATGCGCTTATCATCATTCTGTTGCATCCTAATCACGTTACTGTCTCATCTGCTGCTTGTAACGGCCGCACCGCCATGCGTACGTTTTGCGGACTACGATTCCATCAACCAGATGTTCATCGATGGCGGGCCGGGAACCAAAGTTCTACTTTGTCCTAATCGTCTTTACCGACTCTCTGGGCCCATCATTTTTACAGCAGCGGACCAGGAGATTGCAACCTATGGCTATCCCACTGGCTCTGAACGTGCGGTCCTCCGCGTGGAGAGCAGAAACACTGCGACGGCAATCCAGGGAGACTGTCGACGATGTGCGAGAGTCTCCATAAAAAATCTAGTGGTAGATGGAAACAGAAAGAAGCTGGGGCGTATGCGAGACTTTGAGCTTGCTACAGGCCTGGTTGTACTCGGTGGGAATGAAGGTCAGAGTATCCAGAATTCTTGGATCAAGAATCCTCGGGGTTTCACGGCTATCCACATCCGAGAAGGCGACAAACTTCAATGTACCGGTGCTAGAATAGAGAAGAACGAAATTGGCCCTGTGGGAGAAGAGTACGATCCGGAGAGGGATGGGGACGACCCAGAAATGTCTCCTCTTGGTCGACCTCTCGCAGACGGTATCTCCATCGCATGTCGAGATTCTTTCATTCGCGACAATACCTTTCGCGATAATACTGATGCGGCTATCGTCGTTTACTGCTCGCCAGGTACTCTCATTCACGCCAACCATATCTTCGCCCAATCTCTTTCTGCGATGGCTGGTATCTTGATGGTAGATTCAACGCCTTTTGACGGTGATTATA
Proteins encoded in this region:
- a CDS encoding hypothetical protein (HMMPfam hit to adh_short, short chain dehydrogenase, score: 122.2, E(): 1.2e-33) codes for the protein MALTLDIVVCCLRKTIFSPYLAISIPVVLHLHSVSSRLVLIVSYFWGAVISPWFHAPPKLQWEDQVVLITGGGSGIGALLAQTLANRNVAVAILTKDLPKQPFSHSHIHVFACDVSDYNAVMGVSARVREAVGDPTIIINNAGIVSGKLLLDLTEEDITSTFGSNTLAHFWVLKAFLPAMLRRGRGHIVTMSSILGIVGAAQMTDYCASKAAVLSLHQTLRFELDSRYQTPGIRTTLVLPAYTLTSLFNRVKLPTNRLFDFLCPPVQPRAVVEHIISALDDNESRIIRLPFYSNFARLCGDAVGLVPAGVRDFVQWLSGADYAMKGYGPTPDAGERLLAERQSHTPLNRKRTE